From a region of the Mycolicibacterium sp. MU0050 genome:
- a CDS encoding MBL fold metallo-hydrolase, which translates to MADLQQLAPSLHQLRIPGERAHLLNCYLWVGDDGVTLVDTGWPDSAGLIEEALRALGRRPADVVRVVLTHFHEDHCGAAAEIAAWPGGVEVVAGSADAAFIRGDLPGPIPVLTQRERTVRAPLEESRHGPACRVDRGVRDGDVLDFAGGARVIEVPGHTPGSIAVYLPAADAVLTGHAVAEFHGQVILGVFNVDREVAARSLNRMAATGAGLAGFGHGEAALIEAADRIATAVDPFADPH; encoded by the coding sequence ATGGCCGACTTGCAACAGCTGGCGCCGTCACTGCACCAACTGCGGATTCCGGGTGAGCGCGCGCACCTGCTCAACTGCTATCTCTGGGTCGGCGACGACGGCGTCACGCTGGTCGACACCGGGTGGCCCGACAGCGCGGGGTTGATCGAGGAAGCCTTGCGTGCGTTGGGCCGGCGCCCCGCCGACGTCGTCCGAGTGGTGCTGACGCATTTCCACGAGGACCACTGCGGTGCGGCCGCCGAGATCGCGGCGTGGCCGGGTGGCGTGGAAGTTGTGGCGGGATCAGCCGATGCGGCGTTCATCCGGGGTGATCTGCCCGGCCCGATTCCGGTGCTGACGCAGAGGGAGCGCACGGTCCGCGCCCCTCTCGAGGAGTCGCGGCACGGCCCCGCGTGCCGCGTGGACCGCGGGGTGCGGGACGGCGACGTCCTGGATTTCGCGGGCGGTGCGCGCGTGATCGAGGTGCCGGGACACACGCCCGGCAGCATCGCGGTGTATCTGCCGGCGGCGGATGCCGTGCTGACCGGTCACGCCGTGGCGGAGTTCCACGGTCAGGTGATCCTCGGGGTGTTCAACGTGGATCGGGAGGTCGCGGCGCGGTCGCTGAACCGCATGGCGGCCACCGGGGCGGGCCTTGCGGGCTTCGGACACGGGGAGGCCGCGCTGATCGAAGCAGCCGACCGCATCGCCACGGCAGTCGACCCCTTCGCCGACCCGCACTGA
- a CDS encoding PE-PPE domain-containing protein → MSGPHKPELKLSPIADLGRQYSSTRWGSYMRMSKSANTESARARRRRLGGTKTKKAAIAGVAAASAVAISVVPFSAEAATYIVGAPDWLGVNNIDSDAETIYQAILNDRNNPVATLVGWGTGGVALNPQWVQWYNPNLGGLDLGDIDFGDVSAGDLAALIGQLDLDELTNTDRDQYYTPRDEGQIGTEEVMVDNPAYQEAFEAALAEVMQEDREAILAADKIDVTISYTVPEPDWWTKQHTIGSGWLAIKFRLSTVFGSWQSQSIAGQSLGAPITTTIAIDNPFEGDPQALDAFLETGVYQGEIPVVINTSQVLGISKPDYVPQSLWNSIMQPINVGNVDYGFDRTMFGLPGASWEDRAEDLVDPTIPKRIPETRPVYGWIPGGWTTNTLGQWVSPTNDIIGLQDLDLEALLDGDLSGLSALAGMSTRDLAYYLSGDLGFLAPLLNWTAYVYNTNLIGYGDGAIAAGLAYQKFIDAVQSGEIKAGEPQTDGRYIVITTDEDGNRVVREQNYSAGDGGWDEVITSYPLPDDLNFPDMPTDEDGNPLYPAYTEVEGGVLDVHLFTLALLRNPGRANGGLYSRFAPLYEQLTGTNPVSPDSQNVLPEGLEGLDIAKLLLGEGGAPDIQIDDVGNLVAMLESADGKPMVITLKTDLTWQYDLLSDAPVTANPLAWANSAAAALLAVNLAAVLVDYENNGVDFESYVADDGTIYGTVTLDQLPLLSPIRLLAGAIETATGEDINTPLSDAFEPVLKTLTNVAYTDWVRVENPDGTISYDRTLREMHTPTLFGTQTMTAAERAQLAGDVIAILGKGLGAEITDINGRFLARVEKLLGKLDAELPSELREAWVKSVPVVGDAITKVSAELGEGVSTTLGGVVEAVEPNLPEELQQPSAEEEQTRLASGQEQVGKALKPVKDVAEDVAEQTNSTISDARDQLEQAGDESRAAVAATKKGLQDSLTKARADLKDARDDVRAGLKQARDKAKADVKKAGQDLKKAGQDVGKSVKDTVDKVKKAVTPKKSAKKAAKPSDSDD, encoded by the coding sequence GTGTCAGGACCGCACAAACCTGAGCTGAAGCTGAGCCCGATCGCCGATCTCGGTCGGCAATATTCGTCAACTAGATGGGGGAGTTATATGCGCATGTCCAAGTCAGCAAACACCGAGAGCGCGCGGGCGCGTCGGCGTCGGCTCGGCGGCACCAAGACCAAGAAGGCGGCAATCGCCGGTGTCGCTGCGGCGAGTGCCGTCGCGATCAGCGTTGTGCCCTTCTCCGCGGAGGCCGCGACCTACATCGTGGGGGCACCGGACTGGTTGGGCGTGAACAACATCGACAGCGACGCCGAGACCATCTACCAGGCGATCCTCAACGATCGGAACAACCCCGTCGCCACCTTGGTCGGGTGGGGGACCGGCGGCGTCGCCCTCAACCCGCAGTGGGTGCAGTGGTACAACCCGAATCTCGGCGGTCTGGACTTGGGTGACATCGACTTCGGTGACGTGTCTGCGGGTGATCTTGCGGCGTTGATAGGCCAGCTGGATCTCGATGAACTGACGAATACTGACCGCGACCAGTACTACACGCCGCGCGATGAGGGGCAGATCGGCACCGAGGAGGTGATGGTCGACAACCCCGCGTATCAGGAAGCTTTCGAGGCGGCACTGGCTGAGGTCATGCAGGAGGATCGGGAGGCGATCCTCGCAGCGGACAAGATCGATGTGACGATCTCATACACGGTGCCCGAGCCGGATTGGTGGACGAAGCAGCACACTATCGGGAGCGGGTGGCTCGCCATCAAGTTCCGTCTCAGCACTGTATTTGGGTCGTGGCAGAGCCAATCGATTGCGGGCCAGTCGCTCGGCGCACCGATCACAACGACCATCGCCATCGACAATCCGTTCGAGGGTGACCCCCAAGCGCTGGACGCCTTCTTGGAAACCGGTGTTTATCAGGGCGAAATTCCCGTCGTGATCAACACGTCGCAAGTTCTTGGGATATCGAAGCCTGATTACGTTCCGCAGAGCCTTTGGAACTCCATAATGCAGCCCATCAACGTCGGCAACGTCGACTACGGCTTCGACCGCACCATGTTCGGCCTGCCCGGCGCCAGTTGGGAAGACCGGGCCGAAGATCTCGTCGACCCCACCATCCCGAAGCGGATCCCCGAAACCCGACCCGTCTACGGCTGGATCCCCGGGGGCTGGACCACGAACACCTTGGGTCAATGGGTTTCCCCGACCAACGACATCATCGGCCTGCAGGACCTGGACCTCGAGGCCCTGCTCGACGGAGATCTGTCCGGTCTCAGTGCCCTGGCCGGGATGAGCACCCGGGATCTGGCCTACTACCTGTCGGGCGATCTGGGATTCCTTGCCCCACTGCTGAACTGGACCGCCTACGTCTACAACACCAACCTGATCGGCTATGGCGACGGCGCCATCGCCGCCGGCCTGGCGTACCAGAAGTTCATCGATGCGGTGCAGTCCGGCGAGATCAAGGCCGGCGAACCACAGACCGATGGCCGCTACATCGTCATCACCACCGACGAGGACGGCAATCGTGTTGTGCGGGAGCAGAATTACAGCGCGGGCGATGGCGGCTGGGACGAGGTCATCACGTCTTACCCGCTGCCGGACGACCTGAACTTCCCGGACATGCCGACCGACGAGGACGGCAATCCGCTGTACCCGGCCTACACCGAGGTCGAGGGCGGGGTGCTCGACGTCCACCTGTTCACGCTGGCGCTGCTGCGTAACCCGGGTCGCGCCAACGGCGGCCTGTACTCGCGGTTCGCCCCGCTCTACGAGCAGCTCACCGGCACCAATCCGGTCTCGCCGGACAGTCAGAACGTGCTGCCCGAGGGGCTCGAGGGTCTCGATATCGCCAAGCTGCTGCTCGGTGAGGGTGGTGCGCCGGACATCCAGATCGACGACGTCGGCAACCTGGTGGCCATGCTGGAGAGCGCCGACGGCAAGCCGATGGTGATCACCCTCAAGACCGACCTGACATGGCAGTACGACCTGCTCTCCGATGCGCCGGTGACGGCAAATCCGTTGGCGTGGGCCAACTCTGCCGCAGCGGCGCTACTGGCGGTCAACTTGGCGGCGGTACTGGTCGACTACGAGAACAATGGCGTGGACTTCGAAAGCTACGTCGCCGACGACGGCACCATCTACGGCACCGTCACTTTGGACCAGCTGCCGCTGCTGTCCCCGATCCGGTTGCTCGCCGGCGCGATCGAGACTGCCACCGGCGAGGACATCAACACGCCGCTGTCCGATGCCTTTGAGCCAGTGTTGAAGACGTTGACCAACGTCGCCTACACCGACTGGGTGCGGGTGGAGAACCCCGACGGCACCATCTCCTACGACCGCACGTTGCGGGAGATGCACACACCGACGCTGTTCGGTACGCAGACGATGACAGCCGCCGAGCGGGCGCAGCTCGCCGGTGATGTGATTGCCATCCTGGGTAAGGGCCTGGGGGCGGAGATCACCGATATCAATGGCCGGTTCCTGGCCAGGGTGGAGAAGCTTCTCGGAAAGTTGGATGCCGAGTTGCCGTCGGAGCTTCGCGAGGCGTGGGTCAAGTCGGTGCCGGTCGTCGGCGACGCCATCACCAAGGTCAGCGCCGAGCTCGGCGAAGGGGTGAGCACGACGCTCGGCGGTGTGGTTGAAGCCGTTGAACCCAACCTGCCGGAGGAACTCCAGCAACCCTCCGCCGAGGAAGAACAGACTCGGTTGGCCAGCGGCCAGGAGCAGGTCGGCAAGGCGCTGAAGCCGGTCAAGGACGTCGCCGAGGACGTTGCAGAGCAGACGAACTCGACCATCAGCGATGCCCGGGATCAACTGGAGCAGGCGGGCGACGAGTCGCGCGCCGCGGTAGCTGCCACCAAGAAGGGCCTGCAGGACTCGTTGACCAAGGCCCGAGCCGACCTGAAGGACGCTCGCGACGACGTCCGTGCCGGTCTGAAGCAGGCCCGCGACAAGGCGAAGGCCGACGTCAAGAAGGCCGGTCAAGACCTGAAGAAGGCCGGCCAGGACGTCGGGAAGTCGGTCAAGGACACTGTGGACAAGGTCAAAAAGGCCGTGACCCCGAAGAAGTCCGCGAAGAAGGCCGCCAAGCCGTCAGACTCCGACGACTGA
- a CDS encoding PE-PPE domain-containing protein, producing MDVAPNRYGNRAERRAAKRRGATRPAVTAAVTAAAAVSVALAPAFTADAGTYVVGMPDWLSGVVGGAVNTLPSDPDAVSGAIQQDRANAIKLVGWGTGGFSEEDLAPRWVTWVDPTRAANPVTQSGGLFGPWTGTVTGRAWANGQWVSPSDPGVDLTNISVGDLLKYNSYSAQVGGIDKAVATALAPYLNWTAYLSNTNFIGYGDGAVAVGQGYQDFIDLARTPGGLEVGPALTGPRKIVITDPNDPVTKDVTKAFVKVNYVTYLAIQAAPGVWLATQPLNAGDYPDQPDLPAVEITPAGVIDVTVLTVNLLRNPGRPNGGLYSRFAPIYQEVTGVNPVTPERQDVLPEGADLAGLVDENGNLNLAGLDFENGDLLATLEGLDGKPIVLTLLKTDFTWEYDLLSDAPATASPVAWANSAMSALLPLTLGASLLNLDQGAPGLELYQSPDGTIYGTLTQEQLPLLAPARLVSGLIGLATGEDVNTPVADALEPFLKLLVDTSYTDVVRNADGTWDRTHDQAHIATLFGTQTITRTQATLLAGDLIAELGKGVGSEYTDVVQRLNRVVSFLEDNDFEVPAEIKAAAARLAAEPGAAIQRVSRDLGTTVSEVLGEVDRVLPETPPPTQAQLANGQRPVGKALGAVKDGVDAGTVQVHGAIDDAAEAIGQVEGLESSAQQAAAALKDPAGALKKAGAKAQADLTKRVTKTQKSLAKSQARAKAVTDKLKDGDLSGAVKQVGANVENRVKRVQKDIKNGVDKVKAKVKSSGGAESDE from the coding sequence ATGGACGTCGCACCGAATCGGTACGGAAATCGCGCTGAGCGGCGCGCTGCGAAGAGGCGGGGCGCCACAAGGCCGGCCGTAACGGCGGCGGTGACGGCAGCAGCGGCGGTCTCGGTCGCACTCGCCCCGGCGTTCACGGCAGATGCCGGGACCTATGTGGTGGGCATGCCGGACTGGCTGTCGGGGGTCGTCGGCGGCGCGGTGAACACGCTGCCGTCGGATCCGGACGCGGTCAGCGGCGCGATCCAGCAGGACCGGGCGAACGCAATCAAGCTCGTGGGGTGGGGAACGGGCGGATTCTCCGAGGAGGATTTGGCGCCGCGGTGGGTGACGTGGGTTGATCCGACACGTGCTGCCAACCCTGTGACGCAAAGCGGTGGGCTGTTTGGCCCCTGGACGGGAACTGTCACCGGCCGCGCCTGGGCGAACGGGCAGTGGGTGTCGCCGAGTGATCCGGGTGTGGATCTGACGAACATCAGCGTCGGGGACCTGCTCAAGTACAACAGCTACAGCGCTCAAGTCGGAGGCATCGACAAGGCTGTGGCCACGGCATTGGCACCATATCTCAACTGGACGGCCTACCTCTCGAACACGAATTTCATCGGCTACGGCGACGGTGCCGTCGCGGTGGGGCAGGGATATCAGGACTTCATCGATCTCGCCCGCACCCCCGGTGGATTGGAGGTCGGCCCGGCGCTGACCGGCCCGCGCAAGATCGTCATCACCGACCCCAACGATCCGGTAACCAAAGATGTCACCAAGGCATTCGTCAAAGTGAACTACGTTACCTACCTGGCCATTCAGGCAGCGCCAGGCGTATGGCTCGCAACTCAGCCGCTCAACGCCGGCGACTACCCCGATCAACCCGATCTGCCGGCCGTCGAGATAACCCCCGCCGGCGTCATCGACGTCACCGTGCTCACGGTCAACCTGCTGCGAAACCCAGGCCGGCCCAACGGCGGCCTGTATTCGCGCTTCGCGCCGATCTATCAGGAGGTCACCGGTGTCAACCCGGTGACCCCCGAACGGCAAGACGTCCTTCCGGAGGGGGCCGACCTCGCCGGTCTGGTCGACGAGAACGGCAACCTGAATCTGGCCGGTCTCGACTTCGAGAACGGCGATCTGCTGGCCACCCTCGAGGGCCTGGACGGCAAGCCCATCGTCTTGACGCTTCTCAAGACCGACTTCACCTGGGAGTACGACCTGCTGTCGGATGCTCCGGCGACGGCGAGTCCGGTGGCATGGGCCAACTCGGCAATGTCCGCCCTGCTGCCGCTCACCCTCGGTGCGTCGTTGCTCAACCTCGATCAGGGAGCGCCGGGCCTCGAGCTGTACCAAAGCCCGGACGGCACCATCTACGGCACGCTGACTCAGGAGCAACTGCCACTGTTGGCGCCGGCCCGCCTGGTGTCCGGACTGATCGGGCTGGCTACCGGCGAGGACGTCAACACCCCGGTGGCCGACGCGCTGGAGCCCTTCCTCAAGCTGCTCGTGGACACGAGCTACACCGACGTCGTGCGGAACGCGGACGGAACCTGGGATCGCACCCACGACCAGGCGCACATCGCCACGCTGTTCGGCACGCAGACCATCACCCGGACGCAGGCCACGCTGCTGGCGGGTGACCTGATCGCCGAACTCGGGAAAGGCGTGGGTTCGGAGTACACCGACGTGGTGCAGCGCCTGAACCGTGTCGTTTCCTTCTTGGAGGACAACGACTTCGAGGTGCCGGCCGAAATCAAGGCTGCCGCGGCCAGGTTGGCCGCCGAGCCGGGCGCGGCAATTCAACGAGTGAGTCGCGACCTGGGCACCACGGTCTCGGAGGTACTCGGCGAAGTAGACCGAGTCCTTCCTGAGACGCCGCCTCCCACCCAGGCGCAGTTGGCCAACGGACAGCGACCGGTGGGTAAGGCGCTCGGCGCGGTGAAGGACGGGGTGGACGCCGGGACCGTCCAGGTCCACGGGGCCATCGACGACGCTGCGGAGGCGATCGGTCAGGTCGAGGGGTTGGAATCGTCCGCCCAGCAGGCCGCGGCCGCATTGAAGGACCCCGCCGGTGCGTTGAAGAAGGCCGGTGCGAAAGCTCAGGCCGACCTCACCAAACGTGTCACGAAGACGCAGAAGAGTCTGGCGAAGTCGCAGGCCCGGGCGAAAGCGGTCACCGACAAGCTGAAGGACGGTGACCTCTCCGGCGCGGTCAAGCAGGTCGGCGCGAACGTCGAGAACCGCGTCAAGCGGGTTCAGAAGGACATCAAGAACGGCGTGGACAAAGTCAAGGCGAAGGTGAAGTCCAGCGGCGGCGCCGAGTCAGACGAGTAG
- a CDS encoding SDR family NAD(P)-dependent oxidoreductase, producing MPAVLVTGAARGIGRAITAHLSALGWDVVAGVRTDVDAAALGSLPRVSPVMLDVTDSAHIAALGDGLPQRLDAVVNNAGIVVGGPLETVSLDDLRRQLEVNVVGQLAVTQAVLPRLRASRGRIVFISSVNGQISAPLLGAYCASKFALEAAADALRMELQPWHIGVSVVQPAQTATDMWETAPQTADDLEAAMTAEQRVLYAKHVAGFRKMIPLSQRVAVQPQTVAEVVEEALTAKRPHARYTMGLVPSVQLGVMRNVPSFVSDLLVRKLFGQP from the coding sequence ATGCCTGCAGTCCTGGTGACCGGAGCCGCCCGCGGTATAGGGCGTGCCATCACAGCGCACCTGTCGGCGCTGGGCTGGGACGTTGTGGCCGGCGTGCGGACCGACGTCGATGCTGCGGCCCTCGGATCGCTCCCGCGCGTAAGTCCGGTGATGCTCGACGTGACGGATTCCGCACATATCGCGGCCCTGGGCGACGGATTGCCGCAACGGCTCGATGCCGTGGTCAACAACGCCGGGATCGTGGTCGGAGGTCCGCTGGAGACCGTGAGCCTGGACGATCTGCGTCGCCAGCTCGAGGTGAACGTGGTGGGCCAGCTGGCCGTCACGCAGGCTGTGTTGCCGAGGCTGCGCGCAAGCAGGGGGCGCATTGTCTTCATTTCCAGTGTGAACGGCCAGATTTCGGCGCCGCTGCTCGGGGCGTACTGCGCATCGAAGTTCGCCCTGGAGGCCGCGGCCGATGCGCTGCGAATGGAGTTGCAGCCGTGGCACATTGGGGTCAGCGTCGTGCAACCGGCGCAGACCGCGACCGATATGTGGGAGACCGCGCCGCAGACCGCCGACGACCTGGAAGCGGCCATGACCGCCGAACAGCGGGTGTTGTACGCGAAACATGTTGCGGGGTTTAGGAAAATGATCCCACTTTCGCAGCGGGTGGCTGTGCAACCGCAGACGGTCGCGGAGGTGGTGGAAGAGGCGTTGACCGCCAAACGTCCGCATGCGCGATACACCATGGGGTTGGTCCCGTCGGTGCAACTCGGCGTGATGAGAAACGTGCCCTCGTTCGTTTCCGATCTGCTGGTGCGGAAGCTGTTCGGCCAGCCTTAG
- a CDS encoding YoaK family protein: MAVASPVSDKLTTAALLLLTFATGLIDAVSVLVLGHVFVANMTGNVIFLGFWFVPDSGVDLTAAVVAFGGFLVGTILSGRFARHLAARTRLWLTVTLGLEAAWLMVLAGLAGAGVLDYHDNGKLILIAGLAMAFGSQNAAARQFGVQELSTTVLTSTIVGLGVDSRLAGGTGDREKLRYTVVFTMLGGAVVGATMTRFVVAPVIALAAVVVFAALLIFRHGPAADS, encoded by the coding sequence ATGGCCGTCGCCTCCCCGGTGTCTGACAAACTCACCACCGCGGCGCTGTTGCTGCTCACCTTCGCCACCGGCTTGATCGACGCCGTCAGTGTCCTGGTGCTCGGGCACGTCTTCGTTGCCAACATGACGGGCAACGTCATTTTCCTGGGGTTTTGGTTTGTGCCGGATTCCGGGGTGGATCTGACCGCCGCGGTGGTCGCGTTCGGGGGATTCCTCGTCGGCACCATCCTGAGCGGTCGGTTTGCCCGGCATCTGGCGGCGAGGACGCGGCTGTGGCTGACGGTGACGCTGGGACTCGAGGCGGCGTGGCTGATGGTGCTGGCGGGGTTGGCCGGCGCGGGGGTGCTCGATTATCACGACAACGGCAAACTGATCTTGATCGCGGGGCTGGCCATGGCGTTCGGATCGCAGAACGCCGCCGCACGTCAGTTCGGCGTCCAGGAACTGAGCACCACGGTGCTCACCTCGACGATCGTGGGCCTCGGCGTGGACTCCCGACTCGCCGGCGGCACGGGCGACCGCGAAAAGTTGCGTTACACGGTGGTTTTCACGATGCTCGGCGGCGCCGTCGTCGGCGCCACGATGACCCGCTTCGTCGTGGCACCGGTGATCGCCCTCGCCGCCGTCGTGGTGTTCGCGGCGTTGCTGATCTTTCGGCACGGGCCCGCGGCGGATTCGTGA